A window from Fragaria vesca subsp. vesca linkage group LG5, FraVesHawaii_1.0, whole genome shotgun sequence encodes these proteins:
- the LOC101314763 gene encoding serpin-ZX-like, translating into MTKKLLLNEAKDSNLVCTPLFMQTVVSLLNSKTNSTLDDRLLVPKLAAWVFADGSRKGGPRLSCANGLWVDESVHLEPSLEQAGGNAYKAALNRVDFKTDYEEVTTRVNSWLDKEANGLINSALSPGSVDALTRLLFANALYFKGDWDKEFDASKTEKYDFQLLDGNLIKRVPYMTSDERQHVHNRV; encoded by the coding sequence ATGACAAAGAAGCTGCTTCTAAACGAAGCCAAGGACTCAAACCTGGTCTGCACGCCGCTTTTCATGCAAACAGTGGTCTCTCTTCTCAACTCCAAAACCAACTCCACCCTAGACGACCGTTTATTGGTCCCCAAGCTCGCGGCTTGGGTGTTTGCAGACGGGTCCCGAAAAGGTGGGCCCCGCCTCTCATGTGCCAATGGCCTCTGGGTGGATGAGTCCGTCCATCTGGAGCCTTCTCTGGAACAGGCAGGGGGCAATGCTTACAAGGCGGCTTTGAACCGAGTGGATTTCAAGACTGACTACGAGGAAGTGACAACTAGAGTGAATTCATGGTTGGACAAGGAGGCTAACGGCCTCATCAATAGTGCTCTTTCTCCGGGCTCAGTTGATGCCCTAACGAGGCTCCTATTTGCTAATGCATTGTACTTCAAAGGAGATTGGGACAAAGAGTTTGATGCGTCAAAAACCGAAAAATATGACTTCCAACTTCTCGATGGGAACCTAATTAAACGAGTGCCTTACATGACCAGCGATGAGAGGCAGCACGTACATAACCGAGTTTGA